From Triticum aestivum cultivar Chinese Spring chromosome 4A, IWGSC CS RefSeq v2.1, whole genome shotgun sequence, a single genomic window includes:
- the LOC123082094 gene encoding protein LURP-one-related 8-like, whose translation MAKVHPDAVVVLPEAPAAGHSRPVGTGAEEEEPPPEATALTVWRKSLLFNCDGFTVFDATGGLAFRVDCYGTSGRRRRHAEDVVLMDAAGVPLLTVRRRRLSLAEHWVIYDGDGGEADAPKALLSVRRCHAGLLRHAHASSSSKQKALAHVTPLTPALRESYVVEGSYARRCVAVRDARGEAVVEVRRKESPVGDEVFRLVVPDPRRLGTPLAMGIVMALDEMFGSSGAGCSTARSLLPRSWSM comes from the coding sequence ATGGCAAAGGTGCACCCCGACGCGGTCGTGGTGCTGCCAGAGGCGCCGGCTGCTGGCCACTCGCGGCCCGTAGGAActggggccgaggaggaggagccgccgccggAGGCCACGGCGCTGACGGTGTGGCGCAAGTCACTGCTCTTCAACTGCGACGGCTTCACTGTCTTCGACGCCACCGGCGGCCTCGCCTTCCGCGTGGACTGTTACGGCACGTCCGGTCGCAGGCGCCGCCACGCGGAGGACGTCGTCCTCATGGACGCCGCAGGGGTCCCGCTCCTCACCGTGCGGCGTAGAAGGCTCAGCCTGGCAGAGCACTGGGTCATctacgacggcgacggcggcgaagcCGACGCCCCGAAGGCGCTCCTCTCCGTGCGCCGCTGTCACGCCGGCTTGCTGCGCCACGCCCACGCGTCGTCGTCGTCCAAGCAGAAAGCGCTCGCGCACGTAACGCCTCTCACGCCGGCGTTGCGCGAGTCGTACGTGGTGGAGGGGTCGTACGCGCGGCGGTGCGTCGCGGTGCGGGACGCCCGCGGGGAGGCCGTGGTGGAGGTGCGGCGGAAGGAGTCGCCGGTGGGCGACGAGGTGTTCCGGCTGGTGGTGCCGGACCCTCGCCGCCTTGGCACGCCGCTGGCCATGGGGATCGTCATGGCCCTCGACGAGATGTTCGGCAGCTCCGGGGCCGGCTGCTCCACCGCTCGATCACTGCTGCCGAGGAGCTGGTCGATGTAG